The following proteins are encoded in a genomic region of Streptomyces gobiensis:
- a CDS encoding cytochrome P450, with translation MHCPALPDGFDFTDPDLYQHRVPLPEFAELRATSPVWWNAQPHGIAGFDDDGYWVVTRHEDVKTVSTHPEIFSSNLNSAIIRFNERISREDIELQKLIMINMDPPEHTRVRQIVQRGFTPRAIRALEDALRHRAQRIAEHAKADGTGDFVRDVACELPLQAIAELIGVPQEDRAKIFDWSNKMIGYDDPELAITEEIGKQSAGELIAYAMNLAAQRQECPAKDIVTQLVAAEHEGNLSSDEFGFFVIILAVAGNETTRNSITHGMHALLTHPGQWERYKAERPATAAEEIVRWATPVMSFQRTATRDTELGGQMIKRGQRVGLFYSSANNDPEVFENPEAFDIMRDPNPHLGFGGGGPHYCLGKSLAILQIDLMFNAIADVLPGIRLAGEPRRLRSPWLNGVKELRVRYA, from the coding sequence ATGCACTGTCCCGCGCTGCCCGATGGATTCGACTTCACCGACCCCGATCTGTACCAGCACCGTGTCCCCCTCCCGGAGTTCGCCGAGCTGCGTGCGACCTCTCCGGTGTGGTGGAACGCCCAGCCACATGGCATCGCGGGCTTTGACGACGACGGCTACTGGGTCGTCACCCGCCATGAGGACGTCAAGACCGTCTCTACCCACCCGGAGATCTTCTCCTCCAACCTCAACTCCGCGATCATCCGCTTCAATGAGCGCATCAGCCGTGAGGACATTGAGCTCCAGAAGCTGATCATGATCAATATGGACCCGCCCGAGCACACCCGGGTCCGCCAGATCGTCCAGCGCGGCTTCACACCCCGCGCCATACGTGCGCTGGAGGACGCCCTCCGTCACCGCGCCCAGCGGATCGCCGAGCACGCCAAGGCGGACGGCACCGGTGACTTCGTCAGAGATGTTGCCTGTGAACTGCCGCTTCAGGCCATCGCGGAGCTGATCGGCGTCCCTCAGGAGGACCGGGCCAAGATCTTTGACTGGTCGAACAAGATGATCGGCTACGACGACCCGGAGCTGGCCATCACCGAGGAGATCGGCAAACAGTCCGCCGGTGAACTGATCGCCTATGCGATGAACCTGGCCGCACAGCGCCAGGAGTGCCCGGCCAAGGACATCGTCACCCAGCTCGTCGCCGCCGAGCACGAGGGCAACCTCAGCTCCGATGAGTTCGGCTTCTTCGTCATCATTCTCGCCGTCGCGGGCAATGAGACCACCCGTAACTCCATCACCCACGGTATGCACGCACTGCTCACCCACCCCGGGCAATGGGAACGCTACAAGGCAGAGCGGCCCGCGACCGCGGCCGAGGAGATCGTCCGCTGGGCGACCCCGGTGATGTCCTTCCAGCGCACCGCTACGAGGGATACGGAGCTGGGCGGTCAGATGATTAAGCGGGGTCAGCGGGTCGGGCTCTTCTACTCCTCCGCCAACAACGATCCTGAAGTGTTCGAGAACCCGGAGGCCTTCGACATCATGCGGGACCCCAATCCGCACCTGGGGTTCGGCGGTGGCGGACCGCACTACTGCCTCGGCAAGAGCCTGGCCATCCTGCAGATCGACTTGATGTTCAACGCCATCGCCGATGTGCTGCCCGGCATCCGGCTCGCCGGTGAACCCCGCCGTCTGCGCTCCCCCTGGCTGAACGGCGTCAAGGAGCTGCGGGTGCGGTACGCATAG
- a CDS encoding glycosyltransferase family 39 protein: MVALLLGLWGIRRQGTMWRDESVTYQVAHRSLPEIRNLLENIDIVHGLYYLLMKALFSIWDGGLITLRLPSVLAMAIAAACVALLGHQLAGPRAGLIAGSIFPLIPSIQQYAQEGRSYALVCALVALSTYLLVRTISRPSKQLWLAYTATLLIACLLHEFAVLALLAHGSTLFLARLPLALRRSWAMSAGAVVAGLSPLAVLSMRQSDQISWLGHPSWAQWSAFAAQAILGIICALVPTRATGSPVRLRTLALPLLTLPTAALLLASLHKPVYIDRYVLYSTIALALLAGSALDWLWRSDPLQRLLPAHGLRVTVAAISLTAILAALLPIHLHLRTPQSRKDNVTAVAETVQRAAAPGDGVLFMPARRREWAMSYPHEFRNVRDLALHQDPAASHSLQGTELPAQQIRSRILDTPRIVTLNDPAGQPLDMTAQEIAKRTTLRAFFQKCSTTRVTGAQITVYARPGHCGATSDAGR; encoded by the coding sequence ATGGTGGCCCTCCTCCTGGGATTATGGGGAATACGACGCCAGGGCACCATGTGGCGAGACGAATCCGTCACCTACCAAGTCGCACACCGCAGCCTCCCCGAAATCCGGAACCTGCTGGAAAACATCGACATAGTGCATGGCCTGTACTACCTGTTGATGAAAGCTCTCTTCAGCATCTGGGACGGCGGGCTGATTACCCTGAGACTGCCCTCAGTACTGGCAATGGCCATAGCAGCCGCCTGCGTCGCCCTGCTTGGACACCAACTAGCCGGGCCAAGAGCCGGATTAATCGCCGGATCAATCTTCCCGCTGATCCCCTCAATACAGCAGTACGCCCAGGAAGGCCGCTCCTACGCGTTAGTGTGCGCGCTCGTCGCCCTCTCCACGTATCTACTGGTTCGCACCATATCCCGGCCCAGCAAACAGCTGTGGCTGGCCTACACCGCCACCCTCCTGATCGCCTGCCTGCTCCACGAGTTCGCGGTACTGGCATTACTCGCACACGGCAGCACCCTGTTCCTCGCCCGGCTTCCCCTTGCCCTCAGACGCTCATGGGCCATGTCAGCGGGTGCCGTTGTCGCAGGACTGTCACCTCTCGCTGTGCTCAGCATGCGCCAGTCGGACCAGATCTCATGGCTTGGACACCCCAGCTGGGCCCAGTGGTCAGCCTTCGCCGCCCAGGCCATCCTGGGCATCATCTGCGCCCTGGTACCAACCCGCGCCACGGGCAGCCCAGTCCGTCTCCGGACACTCGCCCTCCCGCTGCTGACCCTGCCCACGGCCGCGCTCCTGCTGGCATCGCTTCATAAGCCGGTGTATATCGATCGTTATGTGCTCTACTCCACCATCGCTCTCGCACTGCTGGCGGGTTCCGCACTGGACTGGCTATGGCGATCGGACCCCCTCCAGCGCCTGCTTCCCGCCCATGGCCTACGCGTAACGGTGGCAGCGATCTCCCTCACCGCCATCCTGGCCGCACTGCTCCCCATACACCTCCACCTGCGGACCCCACAGAGCCGCAAAGACAATGTCACCGCTGTCGCGGAAACAGTGCAGCGTGCGGCGGCCCCCGGTGACGGCGTACTTTTCATGCCCGCCAGACGCAGGGAGTGGGCGATGTCCTATCCGCATGAGTTCCGCAACGTAAGAGATCTGGCCCTGCACCAGGACCCGGCCGCCTCCCACTCGCTTCAGGGCACGGAACTCCCCGCCCAGCAAATCCGCTCACGCATACTCGATACGCCGAGAATAGTCACGCTCAACGACCCTGCGGGACAACCTCTCGACATGACCGCACAGGAAATCGCCAAGCGGACGACACTGCGCGCATTCTTCCAGAAATGCTCCACCACGCGAGTAACAGGAGCACAGATCACGGTCTACGCCCGTCCCGGCCACTGCGGGGCCACCTCAGACGCAGGAAGGTGA
- a CDS encoding SCO2322 family protein, translating into MRLRSVAAAVLSAVVLALSTAHAPAPAHADSATGYRYWSFWTQDDQGGWAYATQGPATARPADGGVLGFRFAVSENSGNAAKPRGTAEFKAICAHTPAKGSQKRIALVIDPGTAADAPEGESPPKARTACAQLPENGTAAEALAATAQPLRYNSASLLCAIAGYPASGCGEQISTGDGAKDNQNSPESQDSQNSTIPLIAGIVTVALLAGGAIWQARRRRS; encoded by the coding sequence ATGCGGTTGCGTTCCGTTGCCGCCGCCGTGCTGAGCGCCGTAGTGCTGGCGCTCAGCACGGCTCACGCCCCCGCCCCCGCGCACGCGGACTCGGCAACGGGCTACCGCTACTGGTCGTTCTGGACCCAGGACGACCAGGGCGGTTGGGCCTACGCCACCCAGGGCCCCGCCACCGCGCGCCCCGCCGACGGCGGCGTACTCGGTTTCCGCTTCGCCGTCAGCGAGAACTCCGGCAACGCCGCGAAGCCACGTGGCACGGCGGAGTTCAAGGCCATCTGCGCCCATACGCCCGCCAAGGGCAGCCAGAAGCGGATCGCGCTTGTCATCGACCCCGGCACCGCCGCTGACGCGCCCGAAGGTGAGTCACCGCCGAAGGCCCGTACCGCCTGTGCCCAGCTCCCCGAGAACGGCACCGCCGCCGAAGCCCTGGCGGCCACCGCGCAGCCGCTGCGCTACAACTCCGCCTCCCTGCTCTGCGCCATCGCGGGCTACCCCGCGTCCGGCTGCGGCGAGCAGATCTCCACCGGCGACGGCGCGAAGGACAACCAGAACAGCCCGGAGAGCCAGGACAGCCAGAACAGCACCATCCCGCTGATCGCGGGCATCGTCACCGTGGCCCTGCTGGCCGGTGGAGCCATCTGGCAGGCGCGGCGCCGCAGATCATGA
- a CDS encoding ECF transporter S component has protein sequence MSESHKPPTVVGSLRHGRRVGTTPATDPHRANPGAPGRSPGYGKGRDRGRDPDAQAQAIRIGPRSATALTLVSATGAAAFGWPLLAHSASGLAHSKDAPWLFAALLPLLLAVVIATIADTGLNAKAIAMLGVLAAAGAALRPLGAGTAGLEPMFFLMVLSGRVLGPGFGFVLGAVSMFASALLTGGVGPWMPFQMLAMGWVAMGAGLLPGPHSLRGHRERLMIAAYGAVAAVLYGVVMNLQGWTYIAGLSSGISFVPGDPLAENLARFTAYWLATSLGWDLPRALLTAVLTLTLGGTILRALRRATRRAAFDAPVAFERPDG, from the coding sequence ATGAGCGAGAGCCACAAACCCCCCACCGTTGTGGGCAGTCTCCGCCATGGGCGGAGGGTGGGCACAACACCGGCCACCGACCCGCACCGTGCCAACCCCGGGGCCCCGGGGCGAAGCCCCGGTTACGGGAAGGGGCGGGACCGGGGAAGAGACCCCGACGCACAAGCGCAAGCCATCCGGATCGGCCCCCGCTCAGCCACCGCCCTGACCCTCGTCTCAGCCACCGGCGCAGCCGCCTTCGGCTGGCCCCTGCTCGCCCACTCCGCCTCCGGCCTGGCACACTCCAAAGACGCCCCCTGGCTCTTCGCCGCGCTCCTGCCGCTCCTCCTCGCCGTGGTCATAGCGACCATCGCCGACACCGGCCTGAACGCCAAAGCCATCGCCATGCTGGGCGTACTCGCCGCCGCTGGCGCCGCGCTACGGCCCCTGGGCGCCGGGACGGCGGGCCTGGAACCGATGTTCTTCCTGATGGTCCTCTCCGGCCGCGTCCTGGGACCCGGCTTCGGCTTCGTCCTGGGCGCCGTATCGATGTTCGCGTCCGCCCTGCTGACCGGCGGGGTGGGTCCGTGGATGCCGTTCCAGATGCTGGCCATGGGGTGGGTGGCCATGGGGGCGGGCCTGCTGCCCGGCCCCCACTCGCTGCGCGGCCACCGCGAGCGGCTGATGATCGCCGCGTACGGGGCGGTCGCCGCCGTGCTCTACGGCGTCGTGATGAACCTCCAGGGCTGGACGTATATCGCGGGGCTCAGCTCGGGCATCTCCTTCGTCCCGGGCGACCCGCTCGCCGAGAACCTGGCCCGGTTCACCGCGTACTGGCTGGCCACTTCGCTCGGCTGGGATCTGCCGCGTGCGCTGCTGACCGCCGTACTGACCCTCACCCTGGGCGGAACGATCCTGCGCGCCCTGCGCCGGGCTACGCGCCGCGCCGCCTTTGACGCCCCGGTCGCCTTCGAAAGGCCCGATGGGTGA
- a CDS encoding antibiotic biosynthesis monooxygenase family protein: MSVVKINVLTVPEEQRETLEKRFGARAGLVEGADGFEWFELLRPLEGTDQYLVYTRWRDEESFQAWMEGPMKAAHQGGGQGEGDRPKPASTSAAVWTFEVAQQAAPKQD; encoded by the coding sequence ATGAGCGTAGTCAAGATCAACGTCCTGACCGTCCCCGAAGAGCAGCGGGAAACCCTGGAAAAGCGCTTCGGCGCGCGCGCCGGGCTTGTGGAGGGCGCCGACGGCTTCGAGTGGTTCGAACTACTCCGCCCGCTGGAAGGGACGGACCAGTACCTCGTCTATACGCGGTGGAGGGACGAAGAGTCCTTCCAGGCCTGGATGGAGGGCCCGATGAAGGCCGCCCACCAGGGCGGCGGCCAGGGCGAGGGCGACCGCCCCAAGCCCGCCTCCACCAGCGCCGCCGTCTGGACCTTCGAGGTGGCACAGCAGGCCGCCCCGAAGCAGGACTGA
- a CDS encoding CbiQ family ECF transporter T component, translated as MTAMPGSSRAAALRTPQASRVTALHAGAWWLWALGLATAASRTTNPLLLALLVAVAGYVVAARRTDAPWARSYGAFLKLGLLVLAIRLVFAIVLGSPIPGTHILFTLPEVPLPDWAQGVRLGGRVTAEGLLFALYDGMKLATLLICVGAANALASPARLLKSLPGALYEAGVAVVVAMTFAPNLVADVRRLRTARRLRGRNDKGARALAQVALPVLEGALERSVALAAAMDARGYGRSAQVPRAIRHTTNALTLGGLLGVCAGTYGLLAAQGAGYGLPVLLLGLAAALGGLWLGGRRTVRTRYRPDRWGARAWLVSGSGIAVAAVMIWAAAQAPAALSPPTVPLAVPPLPLWPAAAALLGLAPAVLAPVPPVPRKPK; from the coding sequence ATGACCGCTATGCCGGGCAGCTCACGCGCGGCCGCCCTGCGGACGCCGCAGGCGAGCCGCGTCACCGCGCTGCACGCGGGGGCGTGGTGGCTGTGGGCGCTGGGGCTGGCCACGGCAGCGTCCCGCACGACCAATCCGCTGCTGCTCGCTCTGCTGGTGGCGGTCGCGGGCTATGTCGTCGCCGCGCGCCGCACGGACGCACCGTGGGCACGCTCGTACGGTGCCTTCCTCAAGCTCGGACTGCTGGTGCTCGCCATCCGGCTGGTCTTCGCGATCGTCCTCGGCTCCCCCATCCCCGGCACCCATATCCTGTTCACCCTCCCCGAAGTCCCGCTGCCCGACTGGGCGCAGGGGGTGCGGCTCGGCGGACGGGTCACCGCCGAGGGGCTGCTCTTCGCGCTGTACGACGGAATGAAGCTGGCGACCCTGCTGATCTGTGTAGGCGCGGCGAACGCCCTGGCCAGCCCGGCCCGGCTGCTCAAGTCACTGCCCGGCGCGCTCTATGAGGCGGGGGTCGCCGTCGTCGTGGCGATGACCTTCGCTCCGAACCTGGTCGCCGATGTGCGGCGGCTGCGCACCGCCCGGCGGCTGCGTGGCCGTAACGACAAAGGAGCGCGGGCCCTCGCGCAGGTCGCGCTGCCGGTGCTGGAGGGCGCGCTGGAGCGCTCGGTCGCACTCGCCGCCGCGATGGACGCCCGCGGCTACGGGCGTTCCGCCCAGGTGCCGCGTGCCATCCGGCACACCACGAACGCGCTCACTCTCGGTGGGTTGCTGGGCGTATGTGCCGGTACCTACGGTCTGCTCGCCGCCCAAGGCGCTGGATACGGGCTGCCGGTGCTGCTGCTCGGGCTCGCCGCCGCGCTCGGCGGGCTGTGGCTGGGCGGCCGCCGTACCGTACGTACCCGCTACCGGCCGGACCGCTGGGGAGCACGCGCCTGGCTGGTCTCCGGCTCCGGGATCGCGGTCGCCGCCGTGATGATCTGGGCCGCCGCCCAGGCCCCCGCCGCGCTCAGCCCGCCCACGGTCCCGCTGGCCGTACCCCCGCTGCCGCTGTGGCCCGCGGCCGCCGCACTGCTCGGCCTGGCTCCGGCCGTGCTCGCGCCCGTACCGCCCGTACCGAGGAAACCCAAGTGA
- a CDS encoding phosphatase PAP2 family protein, producing the protein MTTETTSRETPVQWGSRTGTALVALWLLAGALAVRQAVAVLRLPPEKRLTDLVAWLGDRGVLRDGHSLYDSETFTGTPLAGLVLRPLTNAAQQGLGVAWTFGTLLLVGALGVLAVRALPGVLSSRAQLIATPIAISLLVVSVPVRNTFSLGQTSIIPVLLVLGGFIYGTRAPRLGGALVAVAAALQPPLLLFVPLLWLVGRRREAAIAGGGFAALTALAWAALPSDSWAYWVHHVAGVGLGGASDQLSNQSLHGLLLRLGLAGPLEIGLFAVLAAAIAVLGLRRAAHYARDGQLLLAAALTGCVAVAVSPVAWQHQQLWILLAAVGRVGRRTGDRYVWPVFLVLVMTLDAQALVPKIAWLAPLGENAPLLAALLAACVLPFVSRTSTLWDRPESSGPFSRPNLMLELLLIRVGYFVYSYVRSMAPSGRDLAEGHGQQILNIEKFLSIDIEHWLNQAVAHTGWLNDSMNFYYGAFHFLIPISLLALLYLRRPATYRWARTSLSFATLLGLVGFWLYPLAPPRLMPGLDYIDTAHGPQNFDDPDFGVLTGISNQYAAMPSLHVGWSLWAGIVIIRLTPNLWLRLLGVLYPLLTTVVVMGTANHYLLDAVGGAAVVAAGFGIAAVWRRYGPGQPSETADQDTDRPPVEPALREPMRTAPAAP; encoded by the coding sequence GTGACAACAGAAACGACCAGCCGCGAGACACCGGTGCAGTGGGGGTCACGCACCGGCACGGCGCTGGTGGCCCTATGGCTGTTGGCGGGGGCCCTGGCGGTGCGCCAGGCGGTCGCGGTGCTGCGGCTCCCTCCGGAGAAACGGCTCACGGATCTGGTGGCCTGGCTCGGTGACCGGGGGGTGCTGCGGGACGGGCACTCCCTGTACGACAGCGAGACCTTCACCGGTACACCGCTGGCCGGGCTGGTGCTCAGGCCACTGACCAACGCCGCACAGCAAGGGCTCGGGGTGGCCTGGACCTTCGGCACGCTGCTGCTCGTCGGTGCGCTGGGCGTACTGGCCGTACGGGCGCTGCCGGGGGTGCTCTCCAGTCGCGCCCAGCTGATCGCGACACCCATAGCGATCAGCCTGCTGGTCGTCTCCGTCCCCGTCCGCAACACCTTCTCGCTGGGGCAGACCAGCATCATCCCGGTGCTGCTCGTACTCGGTGGCTTCATCTACGGGACCAGGGCGCCGCGTCTGGGCGGGGCGCTGGTCGCCGTGGCGGCCGCGCTGCAGCCCCCGCTATTGCTGTTCGTACCGCTGCTGTGGCTGGTCGGCCGGCGTCGTGAGGCCGCGATCGCGGGCGGTGGCTTCGCGGCCCTTACCGCGCTGGCCTGGGCGGCGTTGCCCAGTGACTCCTGGGCCTACTGGGTGCACCATGTCGCGGGCGTCGGTCTGGGCGGTGCGTCCGACCAGCTCTCCAACCAGTCACTGCACGGTCTGCTGCTGCGGCTCGGGCTGGCCGGGCCGCTGGAGATCGGGCTCTTTGCCGTACTCGCCGCTGCCATAGCGGTACTGGGGCTGCGCCGCGCGGCCCACTACGCACGGGACGGTCAGCTGCTGCTCGCAGCCGCGCTCACCGGCTGTGTCGCGGTCGCCGTGTCGCCCGTCGCCTGGCAGCACCAGCAGCTGTGGATTCTGCTCGCCGCCGTCGGCCGGGTCGGCCGCCGCACCGGGGACCGCTATGTCTGGCCGGTGTTCCTGGTGCTGGTGATGACGCTGGACGCCCAGGCGCTGGTGCCCAAGATCGCCTGGCTGGCGCCGCTGGGCGAGAACGCCCCGCTGCTCGCGGCCCTGTTGGCCGCCTGTGTGCTGCCCTTTGTCTCCCGCACCTCCACGCTGTGGGACCGGCCGGAGTCCTCGGGCCCGTTCAGCCGCCCCAATCTGATGCTGGAGCTGCTGCTGATCCGGGTCGGCTACTTCGTCTACTCCTATGTGCGCTCCATGGCGCCCAGCGGCCGTGACCTGGCCGAGGGCCACGGCCAGCAGATCCTGAACATCGAGAAGTTCCTGTCCATCGATATCGAGCACTGGCTCAACCAGGCCGTGGCGCACACGGGCTGGCTCAACGACAGCATGAACTTCTACTACGGGGCCTTTCACTTCCTGATCCCCATATCCCTGCTCGCCCTGCTCTATCTGCGCCGCCCCGCCACCTACCGCTGGGCGCGTACCTCGCTCTCCTTCGCCACCCTGCTCGGCCTGGTCGGCTTCTGGCTCTATCCGCTGGCGCCGCCACGGCTGATGCCGGGGCTGGACTATATCGACACCGCCCATGGCCCGCAGAACTTCGATGACCCTGACTTCGGCGTGCTCACCGGCATCTCCAACCAGTACGCGGCGATGCCCTCGCTCCATGTGGGCTGGTCCCTCTGGGCGGGCATCGTGATCATCCGGCTCACGCCGAATCTCTGGCTACGGCTCCTCGGTGTCCTCTATCCGCTGCTCACCACGGTGGTGGTGATGGGCACCGCCAACCACTATCTGCTGGACGCGGTGGGCGGCGCCGCCGTGGTCGCGGCGGGCTTCGGTATCGCGGCGGTGTGGCGGCGCTACGGTCCTGGTCAGCCGTCGGAAACGGCCGACCAGGACACCGACCGGCCCCCCGTCGAGCCCGCCTTGCGTGAGCCTATGCGTACCGCACCCGCAGCTCCTTGA
- a CDS encoding ABC transporter ATP-binding protein: MIRFEHVSVHYEDATEPAVQGIDLTIPEGELALLVGPSGVGKSTLLGTVSGLVPHFTGGTLRGRVTVNGRDTRTHKPRELADIVGTVGQDPLAHFVTDTVEDELAYGMESLGLPPDTMRRRVEETLDLLGLAELRDRPIATLSGGQQQRVAIGSVLTPHPRVLVLDEPTSALDPAAAEEVLAVLQRLVHDLGTTVLMAEHRLERVVQYADQVLLLSAPGAPARLGDPAELMAVSPVHPPVVALGRLAGWSPLPLSVRDARRKAAPLRERLAPHTPPTPAEPHSPTPIATVDRLTVRRARTPVLHDVSLTVRPGETIALMGRNGAGKTTLLGSLIGAHQPAHGTIDVGGHTPHRTKPGTLLHHIGLVPQDPRDLLYADTVAAECEAADQDAQAAPGTCRALVSALLPDIADTTHPRDLSEGQRLALALAIILAAAPPLILLDEPTRGLDYAAKARLTGILRDLAAQGHAIVLATHDVELAAELAHRVVILAQGEIVADGPTPDVVVSSPAFAPQTAKILTPQRWLTVPQVHQALETTP; encoded by the coding sequence GTGATCCGCTTCGAGCATGTCAGCGTCCATTACGAGGACGCCACCGAGCCCGCCGTCCAGGGCATCGACCTCACCATCCCGGAGGGGGAACTGGCCCTGCTCGTCGGCCCCTCGGGCGTCGGCAAGTCCACCCTCCTGGGCACCGTCTCCGGGCTTGTACCGCACTTCACCGGCGGGACCCTGCGCGGGCGCGTGACGGTGAACGGCCGCGACACCCGTACCCACAAACCACGTGAACTCGCCGATATCGTAGGCACCGTGGGACAGGACCCGCTCGCGCACTTTGTCACCGACACCGTGGAAGACGAACTCGCCTACGGCATGGAATCCCTGGGCCTGCCGCCCGACACCATGCGCCGCCGGGTGGAGGAGACCCTGGACCTGCTCGGTCTGGCCGAGCTGCGTGACCGCCCCATCGCCACCCTCTCCGGCGGCCAGCAACAGCGCGTGGCCATCGGCTCGGTGCTCACCCCGCACCCCCGGGTCCTCGTCCTCGACGAGCCGACCTCCGCGCTCGACCCGGCCGCCGCCGAAGAAGTCCTCGCCGTCCTCCAGCGCCTCGTCCATGACCTCGGCACGACGGTCCTGATGGCCGAGCACCGGCTGGAGCGGGTCGTCCAGTACGCCGACCAGGTGCTGCTGCTGTCCGCACCGGGCGCCCCGGCAAGGCTCGGTGACCCGGCCGAGCTGATGGCCGTATCGCCCGTTCACCCCCCGGTGGTGGCCCTGGGACGGCTCGCGGGCTGGTCACCGCTCCCCCTCTCGGTACGCGACGCACGCCGCAAGGCGGCACCCCTGCGCGAACGGCTGGCCCCGCACACCCCACCCACCCCGGCCGAACCCCACTCCCCCACCCCCATCGCCACGGTCGACCGCCTCACCGTGCGCCGTGCCCGCACCCCCGTCCTGCACGACGTCTCACTCACCGTCCGTCCCGGCGAGACCATCGCCCTGATGGGCCGCAACGGCGCGGGCAAGACCACCCTCCTGGGCTCCCTCATCGGCGCCCACCAGCCCGCCCACGGCACCATCGACGTGGGCGGCCACACGCCCCACCGCACCAAGCCCGGCACCCTCCTGCACCACATAGGTCTGGTCCCCCAGGACCCGCGCGATCTGCTCTACGCGGATACCGTCGCCGCCGAGTGCGAGGCCGCCGACCAGGACGCCCAGGCGGCACCCGGCACCTGCCGCGCCCTGGTCAGCGCCCTCCTCCCGGACATCGCGGACACCACCCACCCCCGGGACCTCTCCGAGGGCCAACGCCTGGCCCTCGCGCTGGCCATCATCCTGGCCGCCGCCCCGCCGCTGATCCTCCTCGACGAACCGACCCGTGGTCTGGACTACGCCGCCAAGGCCCGCCTGACCGGCATCCTCCGCGACCTGGCCGCCCAGGGCCACGCGATCGTGCTGGCCACCCACGATGTCGAACTCGCCGCCGAACTCGCCCATCGCGTGGTGATCCTGGCCCAGGGCGAGATCGTCGCCGACGGCCCCACCCCCGACGTCGTCGTCTCCTCCCCCGCCTTCGCCCCCCAAACCGCCAAGATCCTCACCCCCCAACGCTGGCTAACAGTCCCCCAGGTCCACCAAGCCCTGGAGACAACCCCATGA
- a CDS encoding steroid 3-ketoacyl-CoA thiolase — MAAEPVIVEAVRTPIGKRGGSLANLHPAYLLGETYREVLGRTGIHADCVEQIVGGTVTHAGEQSMNPARNAWLAMGLPYETAATTVDCQCGSSQQANHMVANMIAAGVIDIGIGCGVEAMSRVPLGSASKHGPGKPWPDEWNVDLPNQFEAAERIARSRGLTRERVDSLGLISQERAAEAWAEERFKRETFAVQVPTTEEEQAAGQGMWRLVDRDEGLRDTSMEALARLKPIMPTAVHTAGNSSQISDGAAAVLWASRKMARALKLKPRARIVAQALVGANPHYHLDGPIDATRAVLGKAGMSLADIDLVEINEAFASVVLSWAQVFEQDLSKVNVNGGAIALGHPVGATGARLITTALHELERRDKEFALITMCAGGALATGTIIQRL, encoded by the coding sequence ATGGCCGCCGAACCCGTCATCGTCGAAGCCGTACGCACCCCCATCGGCAAGCGCGGAGGATCCCTGGCGAATCTGCACCCGGCCTATCTGCTGGGCGAGACCTACCGCGAGGTGCTCGGCCGCACCGGCATCCACGCCGACTGCGTGGAACAGATCGTCGGCGGTACGGTCACCCACGCCGGCGAGCAGTCGATGAACCCGGCACGCAACGCCTGGCTCGCCATGGGGCTCCCCTATGAGACTGCGGCGACGACCGTGGACTGCCAGTGCGGCTCCTCACAGCAGGCCAACCATATGGTGGCGAACATGATCGCGGCCGGGGTGATCGACATCGGCATCGGCTGCGGTGTGGAGGCCATGTCCCGGGTGCCGCTGGGCAGCGCCTCCAAGCATGGGCCGGGCAAGCCATGGCCGGACGAGTGGAATGTGGATCTGCCCAACCAGTTCGAGGCCGCCGAGCGGATCGCCCGTAGCCGGGGACTGACCCGGGAGCGGGTGGACTCCCTCGGCCTGATCTCCCAGGAACGGGCGGCCGAGGCCTGGGCGGAGGAGCGCTTCAAACGTGAGACCTTCGCCGTACAGGTGCCGACGACGGAGGAGGAACAGGCCGCGGGACAGGGCATGTGGCGCCTCGTCGACCGCGACGAAGGCCTCCGCGACACCTCCATGGAAGCCCTCGCCCGGCTGAAGCCCATCATGCCGACCGCGGTACACACCGCCGGGAACTCCTCCCAGATCTCCGACGGCGCCGCCGCCGTGCTGTGGGCGTCCAGGAAGATGGCACGAGCCCTGAAGCTCAAGCCCAGGGCCCGTATCGTGGCCCAGGCCCTCGTCGGCGCCAATCCGCATTACCACCTGGACGGACCGATCGACGCCACCCGGGCCGTACTGGGCAAGGCCGGAATGTCCCTGGCGGATATCGACCTGGTCGAGATCAACGAGGCCTTCGCCTCGGTCGTGCTCTCCTGGGCCCAGGTCTTCGAACAGGACCTGTCCAAGGTGAACGTCAATGGCGGCGCCATCGCCCTGGGCCACCCGGTGGGCGCCACCGGAGCCCGCCTGATCACCACCGCCCTCCATGAACTGGAACGGCGGGACAAGGAGTTCGCCCTGATCACCATGTGCGCGGGCGGCGCCCTGGCAACCGGCACGATCATCCAGCGGCTGTGA